GGCCTGGCGCCGAGCTCCTGACCGAGGAACACGTAGTCGATCCCTTGACGGGCGAGCTGCGCCCGGAGCGCCTCGCGACTGTACTGCGGGACGTGCCGGCTGTAGGGCGCCGACCGCACGTCGGCCACCGCCGTCGCGTCGTGCTGGCGCAGCAGGGCGATGAATCGCTCGACGGGGTGGTTGGCATGACCGATGGTGAGAAGGCGATGGGCCATCGTGTGCGGGGCGGGTCGAGCGATCCTACACCGGGCGGCGGCACTTGGCGCTCACCGGTCGTGCCTGGACTCATCACAAGTCTGCGCCAGCGCGCGTCGAACGAGCGCCGGTCGGGTTGACCCGGGCGGGTCACGCGCCGTAGCGGCCCGGGGCGGCCGCGGGTCGGCTATCATGCGGCGACCCGATCCGCATGGTCCGCTCGAGTGCCGAGGTGCCGCCCATGAACGCTGCCCTGCCCCGCGTCGCCTGGGTCCCGCTGCTCGGGATCGTGGCCGCGAAAGTCGTCGTCCATGGCGCGTTCATCGGCGATTACGGGTTCCACCGCGACGAGCTGTACTACCTGATGTGCGGGCGCGCGCTCGACTGGGGGTACGTGGACCACCCGCCGCTCGTACCATTCCTGGCTCGAGGCATCGAGGCGCTCGCGGGCCCGTCGCTCGTCGCGCTGCGCCTGGCCAGCGTCAGCCTTGGCGCGCTCATCGTCTTCGTCGCCGGCCTGATCGCCCGCGAGATGGGCGGACGCGCCTGGGCGCAGGGCCTTGCGGCACTCACCGTGGCCGCGTCGCCGGTCTTCCTGCTCACGAATCACCTGTTCCAGACGGTGACGCCGGATCAGGTCGTCTGGGTCGTGTGTTCGTGGCTGGTGCTTCGCATCCTGCGGACGGGGCGCGAGCGCCTGTGGTTGCTCGTCGGCCTGATCTGCGGGATCGGGCTGCTGGCAAAATACACCGTCGCGCTCTTCGGCCTCGGTCTCGTCGCCGGGCTCGCCGCGACCCCGTGGCGCCGGTCGTTCCGCTCGCCGTGGCTCTGGGCTGGAGGGGCCGTGGCGGTGGCGCTCGTCCTGCCGAACCTTCTCTGGCAACTGCACCACGGATGGCCCTCGGCCGAGTTCATCGTCAGCCGGGGTGCGCGGACCGCGGCCGAACTGACCCCGCTGACGTTCCTGGCCATTCAGCTGGCGTTCATCGGGGGCATCTCGATGCCGGTGTTCGTGGCTGGCGTCGCGCGGGTCTTCGGACCGGACGCGGGCGCCGCACGCGTGCTCGGCTGGCTCTGGCTCGTCGTCACCGTGCTGCTCACGGCGATCGTCGCCAAACCGTACTACCCGGCGCCGACGTATCCCGTGGTGCTCGCCGCCGGGGCCCTCTGGCTGGAGGCCCGCGGAACGACGAGAGGCTGGCGGCGGCTTCGCGTGGCGATCCCGCTCGCGCTCGTCCTCGGCCAGGTGCCGCTCGTCTGGATGGTGCTGCCGCTCGTGCCGCGCGAGACGTTCGCGCGCCACCAGGACGCGTGGCCGCACAAGGAGTATCGGGAGATGGTCGGCTGGGAGGAACTCGCCGCCCAGGTCGCTGCGGTCTATCACGCGCTGCCAGCCGACGAGCGGGGCCGCGCCGGCCTCATGACCGACTCGTACGGTGAAGCCGCCGCGCTCGACCTGTTCGGCCCGGCACACGGCCTACCCAGAGCGACGAGCGCCCACAACAATTACTACTACTGGGGCCCGCCCGAGGCCGACGTCGTTGTCGTCGTCGCGTGGTCGCGCGACCGGCTGGCCGAGGTCTTCGACCAGGTCGACGAGGTGCGACGTGTCACCAACGCACTCGGGATCGTCAACGAGAGCGCGCAACAGCGGATCTTCGTGTGCCGGCGCCCCTTGCGTCCATGGACCGAGATCTGGGAGGTCCTGAGGTCTTTCGTCTGAATTCACCCTGATCGGACAATCTGGCTGGCGGCTACAGGCTGCTGGCCTGGTCTTCGTCGCACCCCTGGCCCCCGCCAGGGCGGACCGAGGCCGCCCAGAAGCTGTGCTCTCGAGCCTGCCCTCCCCGTTCAAGTCCTGACCGGTGATGCCGATTCCGTGGGGGAACGGGTTTCTGACTCGGCCCCCTGGAGGTGGCAATCCCGTGAGTTCCGGCGGCTCCTCCCAAGGTCGCGCGCGACACGAGACCGCCCCGCCGCCGGGCCCGGGTACTGGTGCGTCGGGCAACCCCACGTGGGAGCCGGTCGAGTTGCGGCTCTCGACCGCGGCACGCCGTGGCGACTGCGGAACGGTCCTCAGCCAGCGGCCGCTGCGAGCCGGCCAGGTCGTGTCGTGCGTCTTCGACGACGGGATGCGCCAGACCTGTCGCGGCACGGTCGATTCCTGCGTGGTGCAGAGCATCGGCCCTCAGGGCCTGACCTACGAAATCGGCGTCGTGTTCGAGGACGGCGACGTGATGGGCAGCAGTGCCCCGGCACGCGAGGCGAGCGCGCTCCCGAGCGAGGCGGCCGCCCCGGACGCCGAGGCGGGCTGGCCCGACGACCTCCCCGATTTCGAGGTGCTGTTCGACGAAATCGAGGACGCCGATGACTGAACCCGGCGCGTCCGAGCGGAACCTCCATCCATCGCTCGCCGAAGGCATCGCCGCCGTGAAGTCCGGCGACCTCGTCAGGGCTCGTGCCCAACTTCGGGCCGCCGCGGCGTACGACCCGCTCGACGTGCGCCCGCTACTGTGGATGGCGCGTGCGGCCGAGACGCCGGAGCGGGCGCTCGAGTACCTGCGCCGGGCGGTGGTGACCGCGCCCACAGACCCGGGCGCACGCGCGGCGCTCGCAGGACTTCTGCTGCGAGAGGGTGTGGGCGCGGCCAAGGCAAAGGCGCGGCCACGGGCGCACCTGCTGTTCGAGGAGCTCTCGGCCCTGACTCCAGAGGACGAGCGCGCCTGGCTGTGGCGCGCGTCGGTGGCGACGACGAGCGCCGAGGCCATCTCGTGCCTCACCAAGGTGTTGACCATCGTCCCCGACCACGAGCAGGCTCGGGCCGCTCTCGAGCGCCTGCGCGGGCGGGTGAACGGCACAGCGCGAAGCCGCACGGAGGCCGAGCCGGTGGCGGCGCCCAAGCCGGCCGAACCGCCCGCCGCGGCCGCGCACGACCCGGCCAATCCGCAGGCGGCGCCTTCGCCTCCTGAGACCGCGCGGTCGATCGGGCCCGTGAGCCCGTTGGCCATCGTGCCCGGCAAGGAAGAGAGCACTCGGTCGGTCCAGCCGTCCGACGGTGCACGGTCCGCACCTGGGCCCTCGCCGCCACGGCCTGCGAATCGTCCCGCACCTGCGGTGACCGTACGGCTGCGGGAGGTGACTCTCGCGTCGCCACCCGAGTCAGTCGCCGAGACTGCTCAGGAGCCGTCGCCCACCGTCAAACCGTTCGGCAACATCCTGAACCTGTCGCAGCTGGCGCCGCCGCGCGCGCCTCTGGCGCCCACACCCGCTCGCCCGGTCGGTACGGCTCCTGGCGCCGACGCTCCCGGTGGTCGTGCCGGAATCTCTCCGCCGCCAGCCGGTCCGCGAGTGGAGGCCGTGCCACGGCCGGCCGCCATCCAACCCGCACCCACGCTCGAGGCTGTGGCCCCGGCGCCTCGCGCCGCGCCCGCGGCGCGGTCGCCCGGAGCGCCCGTCGTGCCGGTGGCCCCTGAGGCCGACCCGGCGCTTGGTCTCGTGCTGGTCGTCGACGACAGCCCCACGGTGGTCCGCGTGGTGAGCTTCGAGTTGCGGAAGCACCGGCTGGAGGTGATGGCCGCCAGCAACGGCCCCGAAGCGCTGGCGCTGCTGAAGACGCACGTGCCCGACCTGGTGTTGCTCGACATCAACATGCCGAACATGGACGGCTACCAGGTGTGCCGCGCCATTCGAGCCGATGACCGCACCCGGCGCATTCCCGTCGTCATGTTGTCGGGAAAGGACGGCTTCTTCGACAAGGTTCGCGGCCGCATGGCTGGTGCGGTGGACTACATCACCAAGCCGTTCGAGCCGGCTCTGCTCGTGGAGATGATTGCCAGGTATTTCCCGGTGCGTCTGTGAGGCGGCCTGCCGGGCCGTTCGGTGCCTCACCCGACCGTGCGAGGACGGAACGATGCCGAAAGAGACCATTCTGATCGTGGACGACAGCCCCACCGAGCTGCGCGGCATGACCAGGCTGCTCGAGCAGCACGGGTACGAGGTCGTGACGGCCGTCGATGGCGACGAGGCCGTCGCGAAGGCCACGAGCGCGAAGCCGCAGCTGATCCTGCTCGACATCATCCTGCCGAAGACCAACGGCTTCCAGGTGTGCCGGCGGCTGAAGACCACGCCCGCCACACGCGGCCTCAAGGTGATTCTCGTGAGCAGCAAGGCGCAGGAGAGCGACCGGTTCTGGGGCCTGCGGCAGGGCGCCGACGACTACGTGGCGAAGCCGTTCACGCCGGAACAACTGCTGCACGCGGTGGCACGGCAGCTCTGACGGGGCGGGGCCGATGACGAGCGACGACCGCGACCCGCTTCACGAACCGCTCGACGGGGTCGACGCGTTCCTCGAGGAGGATCTCGCCGCGCTCGTCGATGGCCTGGCCACGACGTGGGAAGCGCCCGATGGCCGCGACGCGCTCGCCCTCGAACCGTCGGCGTCGCCGGAGGGGGCTCTCGAGACAGAGCGGCCGCCGGGCGATCCGATGGTGACGGCGCGCTACCTCGTGTGCTCGATCGCGGGCCGGCGGTGCGCGCTGCCCCTGGCGAACGTCTCGGAGGTGGGCCGCGTGCCTGCGACCGTGCCGCTGCCCTTCGTGCCCGGCTGGATTGCGGGAGTCATCAACCTGCGCGGACACATCGTCTCGCTCGTCGACCTCGCAGTGCTTCTCTCGGGACGCCCCTCGGAGGCGCCCGCGCGCATGGTCGTGATCGGAACGAGGGAGGGCGACATCTTCGCGGCGTCGCTCGTCGACGCGGTACACGGCATCCGCGAGGTGGACGTCACGACCATCGCTCCACCCGACGAGGCCACGGCTGCCGTCTTCGGCGGGTACGTGTCGGGGATCTGGCATGACGTCGACGAAGCAGGTGAGCCGGATCGGGTTGGCACCGCCGCACGCCCGGTACCGATTCTCGATGTCGAGCAGCTCGTGGGGTCCGAGCGCGTCCAGGTGAGGGAACTGGCGTGACCGCGGCCGACGGACCAGTTGGGTCGGGCCGAGCCGGTGCTGAAGGGTGGGAGGACGTATGGTTCCGAAGCTGAGAATCTGGCACAAGCTGGCGTTGATGATGGTGCCCCTGGCTGCCGTCGCCGCGTTGCTGGGCACGGTGGTCATTCGCAACGACCAGGCCCAGGTGCGCGCGACCCGGCTCGAGCGGAGCGGCGTGGAATTCCTCGCCGCGACGGCGGACGTGCTCGGGCCGCTGCAGTCGCACGGCGTGCTGGCCGTGCGCGCCATTGCGGGTGACCTGAGCGCCACGGCGGAGCTCGAAGCGGCGGCCTCGGCCGTCGACGCGGGTTTTCTCCAGCTGGTGCGCGTTGAGGCCGGCTTCGGCGAGCGCACCGACCTCGCGAGCCGCATCGATGCACTGCGCATCGCCTGGGAGGTGCTTCGCGACGGGGCCCGCATGACCACGACCGTCGACTGCGAATCGCAGCACCGCTCGCTGGCCCTCGCGCTCGTCGGGCTGCAGCAGCAGGTGGCCGATCGCACCCGCCTGCGGCACGAGACGCTCGAGGAGGCGCAGCGGCTGACGGTGGTGCTCTCGCTCTGGGCACCGCGCACCATGGTGAACCTCGCGGCGCTCCGCACGCGCGCAACAGCCGTCGTGCTCCAGGGCGGCGCGCAGCCGGAGGATCAGCTCGCGATCGGCAACTACTTCGAGGCGATCGCCGAGCTGCAGCGCGAGGTGGACGACCAGCTGGCGGCCGCCTTCGAGGCCAATCCGCAGGTGCGGACCGCGCTCGAGGGCGTCTACGCCCGCGCCCACGACGCCGTGACGACGTATCGAGGTTTCGCCGAAGAGCACCTCCGCGCGGCACGGACCACGCTCTCGCTCGCCGACCACGCACCGATGGCCAACCGGCCCGTCGACGAGTACCTCGATCTCAACAGGGCTGGTGTCTCGACGCTCGGGCACCTCGTCGCCTGGCGCGCCAGGAACGCCGAGTGGCGGCGGAACCTTGCCGTCGCCGGTTTCGCTCTCTCACTCCTGCTCGCCGTGGCACTGGCCTGGTGGGTCTCGGCCGACGTCCGTCGGCAGATCGCCAGCATCCGCCAGGCGGTATCGAGCGTGGAGTCCGGCGTGCTCGACGCGCGGGCCGACGTGCTGACGCACGACGAGCTCGGCGGCCTGGCGGCGTCGATCAACGCGATGTTCGACAACACGCTCACGCTCATCCAGTCGCGCGACCAGCGCGATCGCATCCAGGCGTCGGTGATGAAGCTCCTCGAAGAGGTCAGCGGCGTCGCCGAGGGCGACCTCACGCGCGAGGCCGAGGTCACGGCCGATGTGACGGGGACGATTGCCGACTCCTTCAACTACATGATCGGCGAGCTTCGCGCCATCGTCCGCGACGTGCAGCACACGTCGCACTTCGTCAACGAGGCGGCGTCGAGCATTCACTCGAACGTCTCTCGGCTCGCGACGTCGAGCGAGTTGCAGACCCGCCAGATTGCCGAGACGGCGAGCGCCGTCGCCGACATGGCCAGTTCCATCCAGCGCGTGTCGCGGCACGCAGCCACGTCGGCCGAGGTGGCCGAACAGGCGCGTTCGACCGCACGCCAAGGCACCGTCGTCGTGGACCGTACCCGACACGGCATGGGGGTGATCCGCGATCACGTCCAGGAGACGTCGAAGCGCATCAAGCGCCTGGGTGAGAACGCCCAGGAAGTGGGCGGTATCGTGCAGCTGATTGGCGACATCGCCGACCGCACGAGCATCCTCGCGCTGAACGCCTCGATTCAGGCGGCCGCGGCTGGCGAAGCCGGCCGTGGGTTCGCCGTCGTGGCGAGCGAGGTCGAACGACTCGCCGAACGCGCCGCCGATGCCACCAAGCGCATCGCCGCCCTCATCAAGACGACTCAGACGGAAACCGCCGGCGCATTGGCGGCGATGGAGGACACGACGCGCGAGGTGGTCTCCGGGTCGGCGCTGGCTAGCGAGGCGGCCGACGCGCTCGACCGCATCGAGAGCGTCTCGACGGAGCTCGCCGAGCACATCGTGTCGATCTCCAGCGCGGCGCGCACGCAGGCTGACGGGTCGGAAGTGGTGGCGCGCGCCATGCAGTCGATCTCGGCCATCGCGCAGCAGACGGCGCCGGCCGCCCGCTCGGCGACACAGGCGGTGGCCGAGCTGGTCCAGCGCACCGACAATCTGCGCGAATCGCTCCGGCGCTTCAAGGTGCCGGCCTCCTCCGTGGCCGATGCGCAGGACGCGGCATGATGACGCCTTTTCCGGCCGCCGAGGCGCGAACGACACTCGAGGAGCTCGCCTCCGCGCTCGAAGCGTCGGGCGCGCCCACCGACGAAACGGTGGGGCTCGATGACGTGGCGGCCCGGCTCTGCGCGGTCGCGGACCTCGCGAGCAGCGCCGGCCTCGCTCGGCTGAGCGACACCGCTCGCTGTGCCGCCGAAGCCGTGGCCTGCCTCCTCGAGGTCGGGGCGGGGCCGGCGTCCGCGGGCTTCAGCCGCATCGCCGAGGTGACGCGACAGATGCTCGCCTTTTTGTCGCAGATCGAGCACACCGAAGCCGGAGGCGACGTCGACCTGAAGACCTGGACCGACCGGCTCGTCGATGCGGCCGACGCCGCCCGCGCCGTCGCGGCTGAAGCACGCGAGGCCGCTGCCGTCCCCGCCGCGCCACCTCCGGCCGTCGCCAGTCTCCGCGACGACGTCGACCCGGACCCACCGCCCGGTGTGCCCCCCGAGCTGGCCGAGATCTTCGGCATCGAAGCCCACGACCACCTCGAGGTCATCGCCACGGCGGTGGCGAGCGTCGCCGCAGGTGGCGAGCCGCGCCAGGGCCTCCTGGCGCTGCGGCGCAGCGTGCACACCCTGAAGGGCGCGGCCGGCATGGTAGGGTTCCGCGCGGTGAGCCGCCTCGCCCACCGCATGGAAGACCTGCTCGATGGCCTCTGCGAGGGCGAGACGGCCCTGTCGCCCGACACCCTCCATCTGCTCGTCCACACCGGCGACCTGCTGCAGGATCTCATCGACGGTGTGGGGAACCGCGAGGCCCGGCGCTCCGCGATCGTCCGGCTGCACGAGGAGTACGACCGGGTCCTCGGCTCGCCGACGGCCGCCGCACCACCGGTTCGCGCCGGCGTGCCATCGGGTCGCGCCAGCGCGCCACCCGACACGCACGCGGAGGCCAACGCGACCGGGCGCGCGATACGCCAGCAACGCGTGGACCAGACCCCGGTGCGACCGCCGACCGCGCCGGGGATGGCGGCCGTACCCGACGCCGAGCGGACGCGCCGCCCGCTTCGCGTGTCGCTCGATCGCCTCGACGGGCTCGTCCGCGAGGTGGGCGAACTGCTCGTCAGTCGATCGGGCATCGAGCAGCGGCTTCGTGGGCTCTCGGCCCAGGCTGGGGAGATGGCGCTCGCCGTCGAGCGCCTCCACCGCATCGCGACACGCCTTGAAACCGAGTACGAGGTGATGACGCTCGGCGGCAACCTGGACCGTCGGTTCGGCCGCCACGGTGGTGACCACTCGCGCCCGGTCTCCGCGCACGACTTCGACGAGCTCGAGCTCGATCGCTACACCGACTTCCACCTGATCACACGCGAGCTCATCGAGACTTCGACCGACCTCAGCACCATCGGCCGCCACGTGACCGACGCGGTCGCCGAACTCGACGGACGGTTCGACGGCCTCGGGCAGATCGCGGCAACGCTGCAGGACGACCTGATGGCGGTCCGTCTGGTCCCGCTCGCCACGATCGCGGGACGCCTCGAGCGGACCGTTCGCCGCGCCGCCGAGCAGCAGGGCAAGCGCGTGGACTTCGTCCTGAAGGGGGGGGAGCACACGATCGACACGGGGGTCATCGACCAGATCGTCGACGCGCTGCTCCATCTGCTTCGCAACGCCGTCGATCACGGCATCGAGCCACCGGACGTGCGCGAGGCGAAGGGACGTCCGCCGCAGGGCCGCGTCACGGTGGCCGCGTCACGCCACGGCAGCCAGATCGTCATCCGCGTCGAGGACGATGGTACGGGGATCGATTACGCGCGCCTCCGCGAGCGCGCGATTGAAGGCGGCTTCATGTCGGCCGCCGCCGCGGCGTCGAACCAGGCGCTCGAAGCCCTGATGTTCCTGCCCGGCTTCTCGACGAGGACGAGGGTGAGCGAGATCTCCGGGCGCGGCATCGGACTCGATGTCGTTCAGACCAGCGTCAGGGCACTCGATGGCCGGGTCGGCGTGGAGTCGGCGGCGGGCGGCGGCACCATCTTCACCCTGCGGCTGCCACTGACGCTCGCCATCGTCCGCTCGCTGCTCGTGCGGGTGGACGAGCGGCTCTACGCCATCCCCCAGGCGTCGATCCGCGAAGTCCGCCGGATGGCGCGCCACGACGTCGACGCGCGCGACTGCGTCGAGATCGGCGACGGCTCGTGCCGGCGGGTCTTCCTGGCCGACGTGCTCGGCCTGCCTCGCCACCCCCTGGCCGTGGCGGAGGGGGTGCCCGGCGGGTCGGCCGAAGCGGTCACGGTCCTCGCGATCGACGTGGATGGGGAGCCGGTGGCGCTCGTGGTGGATGGCTTCACCGACATGCGCGACCTGGTCGTCAAGCCGTTGCCGGCGCACGTGCGCCGCGTCGGCGGGATCGCCGGCGCCTCAGTGCTCGGCGACGGCCGCGTGGTGCTCATCCTCAACCCGGAGGACCTGCTGCGCCGGCCCGTGGCGGCACCTGCCGTGACGGTCACACCGGTCTCCGAGGCTGGCCGCCGCGTCGTCACCGTGCTCATCGTCGACGACTCGGTGAGTGTCCGGCGCGTCCTGGCTGGCGTCGTCGAAGGAGCGGGCTGGCGGTCGATCCAGGCGCGCGACGGTCTCGAGGCACTCGAGTACTTGCAGCGAGTGGACGAGCCGCCCGACCTCATCCTCCTCGACATCGAGATGCCCCGTCTCGATGGCTTCGAGCTGACGCAGGTGCTGCGCAGCCAGGACGCGTATCGCGACGTGCCGATCGTGGTCATCTCGTCGCGGGCGAACGAGAAGCACCGCGAGCGGGCGGCTGCGCTTGGGGCGACCGAGTACCTCGTCAAGCCGTTCCTCGAGGACACTCTCCTGGCCGTGATGCGGCGTCTCACGATGGGCCGCGAGGGCGCCGCCGCCTGACCTGGGAGCAGACGAGGTCGTCAGTGACGAACGGGCGACCCGGCCGAAGACCGGGCCGCCCCGGGTCTCCGGCGCGTCGAGATTCGGAATGCCGCATCAGCCGATACCCAGGCGCGCCCTGAGTCGGCGGCCGACACCGGCGTCGATCGGCCCCGCTGCCGCGACGTCCCGACACAGGACCGCCAGGAGATCGGAGTACTGCTGGCCGAAGCGCTCGCAAAGATCGCAGCCTCGCAGGTGGTCGTGGATGCGGGCCACCATGGCTGGCGCGAGGTCCCCGTCGGCGTAGTCGCCGAGCGCGGCGAGGACCTCCGAGCAGCGCAGCCCGCCCACGTCACGTTCACCCGTCAGCATCGTGGTCTCCCTTCCGCACGGACGCGGCAAGCCGAAGCCTGGCCCGGTGGAGGCGACTCTTCATCGCGGCGACACCCAGGCCGAGCAGGGCCGCGACCTCTTCGCCGGAATAGCCCTCGAGATCGCGAAGGGTGAGAATCTCCCGGTCGTCGGGCGCGAGGGACTCCAGCGCGGCCATGAGCCTGGCCCGGCGCTCGGCGGCCATCAGCGCCTGCTCGGGATCGGGCTGGCCCCAGCCGGCCAGGCGACCGAGGTCCTCGAGGGGCACCGGCTCGAGCGGTTCCCGGTCCCGGCGGGCCCTGGCGCGGAAGGCGGCGTGACGGGCGATCGTGAACAGCCAGGTGCGCACGCTCGACTCGCCGCGGAAACTCCCCGCCGACTGCAGAGCGGCCAGGAAGGTCTGCTGCAGGAGGTCCTCGGCCGCCTGGTGGTCGGCGGCCAGGGCCCTCGCGTAGCGAAAGATGCGCGCCTCGTGGCGCGTCACGAGCTGCGCGAAGGCCTCGCGGTCACCTGAAGCGGTGCACCCGAGCAACGCCTCGTCGCTCAGCGCGCCGAGCTCGAACGACGGGTCGGGCACGTGGAGATCCCGAACAACGAGTAGACGGGGCAGTTGCCGATGGCGCCGGTCAGCAGCGGCACCACCCCAAGGTACCCCCAGGCCGTCTGCGGTCCGATCTGAGTGATGGCCAACAGGCCGAGGCCCACCACGACGCGAACCGCACGTTCGATGGGATGTTCGTTGACGCCAAACACAGTCGCCATCCTCGGTCTCCCGAGCCGGCACAGGTCGCGGGCCCCACGCCCGGTCGCGCCGTGCTCCAGCTTCATAGAGTCCGGACAAGGAAAAAGGATTCCGCCGAATCCGGCCTCAGCCGGCGTCGGTCGACGAATCGGTGGCAGCGCGACCGGCCGAGTCGAGCACCTCGCGCACCTTCCTGGCCAGGTAGGCGGTGGAGATGGGCTTCTGGAGGAAATGGCTGCCCTCGGGGAGCACGCCGTGCTGGTCGATGATGTCGGCCGTGTAGCCCGACATGTACAGCGTCAGGATCTCGGGACGACGGCTCGAGACGAGGCCCTGCAGCGCCCGCCCGCTCATGTCGGGCAGGACCACGTCGGTCACGAGCAGGGCGATTGTCCCCTCGTGCGCATCGCACCATCGCAGCGCCTGGTCCGGGGTGGCCGACGGCAGCACGGTGTAGCCGAGTCGCTTGAGCAGCGTCGTCAGCAGGTCGAGCAGGGGAATGCTGTCCTCGACGAGCAGGATCGTCTCGCTCCCGCTGATGTCGCCGGAATCGACCTGCGCGGCAGTCCACCGCGGGTGGCCGGACGAGCGCGGCAGGTACAGCCGGAACGTGGTCCCGCGACCGGCCTCACTGTAGACGTTGATGAAGCCGGCATGCTGGCGAACGATGCCGTACAC
The Acidobacteriota bacterium DNA segment above includes these coding regions:
- a CDS encoding glycosyltransferase family 39 protein, which codes for MNAALPRVAWVPLLGIVAAKVVVHGAFIGDYGFHRDELYYLMCGRALDWGYVDHPPLVPFLARGIEALAGPSLVALRLASVSLGALIVFVAGLIAREMGGRAWAQGLAALTVAASPVFLLTNHLFQTVTPDQVVWVVCSWLVLRILRTGRERLWLLVGLICGIGLLAKYTVALFGLGLVAGLAATPWRRSFRSPWLWAGGAVAVALVLPNLLWQLHHGWPSAEFIVSRGARTAAELTPLTFLAIQLAFIGGISMPVFVAGVARVFGPDAGAARVLGWLWLVVTVLLTAIVAKPYYPAPTYPVVLAAGALWLEARGTTRGWRRLRVAIPLALVLGQVPLVWMVLPLVPRETFARHQDAWPHKEYREMVGWEELAAQVAAVYHALPADERGRAGLMTDSYGEAAALDLFGPAHGLPRATSAHNNYYYWGPPEADVVVVVAWSRDRLAEVFDQVDEVRRVTNALGIVNESAQQRIFVCRRPLRPWTEIWEVLRSFV
- a CDS encoding response regulator, with the translated sequence MARAAETPERALEYLRRAVVTAPTDPGARAALAGLLLREGVGAAKAKARPRAHLLFEELSALTPEDERAWLWRASVATTSAEAISCLTKVLTIVPDHEQARAALERLRGRVNGTARSRTEAEPVAAPKPAEPPAAAAHDPANPQAAPSPPETARSIGPVSPLAIVPGKEESTRSVQPSDGARSAPGPSPPRPANRPAPAVTVRLREVTLASPPESVAETAQEPSPTVKPFGNILNLSQLAPPRAPLAPTPARPVGTAPGADAPGGRAGISPPPAGPRVEAVPRPAAIQPAPTLEAVAPAPRAAPAARSPGAPVVPVAPEADPALGLVLVVDDSPTVVRVVSFELRKHRLEVMAASNGPEALALLKTHVPDLVLLDINMPNMDGYQVCRAIRADDRTRRIPVVMLSGKDGFFDKVRGRMAGAVDYITKPFEPALLVEMIARYFPVRL
- a CDS encoding response regulator, whose translation is MPKETILIVDDSPTELRGMTRLLEQHGYEVVTAVDGDEAVAKATSAKPQLILLDIILPKTNGFQVCRRLKTTPATRGLKVILVSSKAQESDRFWGLRQGADDYVAKPFTPEQLLHAVARQL
- a CDS encoding chemotaxis protein CheW, producing MTSDDRDPLHEPLDGVDAFLEEDLAALVDGLATTWEAPDGRDALALEPSASPEGALETERPPGDPMVTARYLVCSIAGRRCALPLANVSEVGRVPATVPLPFVPGWIAGVINLRGHIVSLVDLAVLLSGRPSEAPARMVVIGTREGDIFAASLVDAVHGIREVDVTTIAPPDEATAAVFGGYVSGIWHDVDEAGEPDRVGTAARPVPILDVEQLVGSERVQVRELA
- a CDS encoding methyl-accepting chemotaxis protein, coding for MVPKLRIWHKLALMMVPLAAVAALLGTVVIRNDQAQVRATRLERSGVEFLAATADVLGPLQSHGVLAVRAIAGDLSATAELEAAASAVDAGFLQLVRVEAGFGERTDLASRIDALRIAWEVLRDGARMTTTVDCESQHRSLALALVGLQQQVADRTRLRHETLEEAQRLTVVLSLWAPRTMVNLAALRTRATAVVLQGGAQPEDQLAIGNYFEAIAELQREVDDQLAAAFEANPQVRTALEGVYARAHDAVTTYRGFAEEHLRAARTTLSLADHAPMANRPVDEYLDLNRAGVSTLGHLVAWRARNAEWRRNLAVAGFALSLLLAVALAWWVSADVRRQIASIRQAVSSVESGVLDARADVLTHDELGGLAASINAMFDNTLTLIQSRDQRDRIQASVMKLLEEVSGVAEGDLTREAEVTADVTGTIADSFNYMIGELRAIVRDVQHTSHFVNEAASSIHSNVSRLATSSELQTRQIAETASAVADMASSIQRVSRHAATSAEVAEQARSTARQGTVVVDRTRHGMGVIRDHVQETSKRIKRLGENAQEVGGIVQLIGDIADRTSILALNASIQAAAAGEAGRGFAVVASEVERLAERAADATKRIAALIKTTQTETAGALAAMEDTTREVVSGSALASEAADALDRIESVSTELAEHIVSISSAARTQADGSEVVARAMQSISAIAQQTAPAARSATQAVAELVQRTDNLRESLRRFKVPASSVADAQDAA
- a CDS encoding hybrid sensor histidine kinase/response regulator, yielding MMTPFPAAEARTTLEELASALEASGAPTDETVGLDDVAARLCAVADLASSAGLARLSDTARCAAEAVACLLEVGAGPASAGFSRIAEVTRQMLAFLSQIEHTEAGGDVDLKTWTDRLVDAADAARAVAAEAREAAAVPAAPPPAVASLRDDVDPDPPPGVPPELAEIFGIEAHDHLEVIATAVASVAAGGEPRQGLLALRRSVHTLKGAAGMVGFRAVSRLAHRMEDLLDGLCEGETALSPDTLHLLVHTGDLLQDLIDGVGNREARRSAIVRLHEEYDRVLGSPTAAAPPVRAGVPSGRASAPPDTHAEANATGRAIRQQRVDQTPVRPPTAPGMAAVPDAERTRRPLRVSLDRLDGLVREVGELLVSRSGIEQRLRGLSAQAGEMALAVERLHRIATRLETEYEVMTLGGNLDRRFGRHGGDHSRPVSAHDFDELELDRYTDFHLITRELIETSTDLSTIGRHVTDAVAELDGRFDGLGQIAATLQDDLMAVRLVPLATIAGRLERTVRRAAEQQGKRVDFVLKGGEHTIDTGVIDQIVDALLHLLRNAVDHGIEPPDVREAKGRPPQGRVTVAASRHGSQIVIRVEDDGTGIDYARLRERAIEGGFMSAAAAASNQALEALMFLPGFSTRTRVSEISGRGIGLDVVQTSVRALDGRVGVESAAGGGTIFTLRLPLTLAIVRSLLVRVDERLYAIPQASIREVRRMARHDVDARDCVEIGDGSCRRVFLADVLGLPRHPLAVAEGVPGGSAEAVTVLAIDVDGEPVALVVDGFTDMRDLVVKPLPAHVRRVGGIAGASVLGDGRVVLILNPEDLLRRPVAAPAVTVTPVSEAGRRVVTVLIVDDSVSVRRVLAGVVEGAGWRSIQARDGLEALEYLQRVDEPPDLILLDIEMPRLDGFELTQVLRSQDAYRDVPIVVISSRANEKHRERAAALGATEYLVKPFLEDTLLAVMRRLTMGREGAAA
- a CDS encoding zf-HC2 domain-containing protein, encoding MLTGERDVGGLRCSEVLAALGDYADGDLAPAMVARIHDHLRGCDLCERFGQQYSDLLAVLCRDVAAAGPIDAGVGRRLRARLGIG
- a CDS encoding sigma-70 family RNA polymerase sigma factor, with amino-acid sequence MPDPSFELGALSDEALLGCTASGDREAFAQLVTRHEARIFRYARALAADHQAAEDLLQQTFLAALQSAGSFRGESSVRTWLFTIARHAAFRARARRDREPLEPVPLEDLGRLAGWGQPDPEQALMAAERRARLMAALESLAPDDREILTLRDLEGYSGEEVAALLGLGVAAMKSRLHRARLRLAASVRKGDHDADG
- a CDS encoding DUF2892 domain-containing protein; the protein is MATVFGVNEHPIERAVRVVVGLGLLAITQIGPQTAWGYLGVVPLLTGAIGNCPVYSLFGISTCPTRRSSSAR